The Pseudomonas chlororaphis subsp. piscium genome contains the following window.
TGACCTCCACGCTGCCGGCGCGGCCGTTGGGCAGCACCTTGATGCGCAGCACCACCGTGCCTTCCCAGTTGCGGCGCAGGGCCAGGGACGGGTATTCCGGCGGCGGGTTGCCGAGGCTGGCCAGGCCGGAAACCGCCGCCGATTCCTTGACCGGCCCGGGGGCCGCGGCAGGCGCCGGAGCCGCGGCCGGTTGGCTGGGCGCGGTCGGTGGCGCGGGGGCGGGTGGAGCCGGCGTTTTCGGCGGCTCGGGCTTTTTCACCGGCTTGGGTTTCTCGACCGGCTTGGGCTTTTCGATGGGCTTGGGTTTCTCCACCGGCTTGGGCGGCGGCTTGAGCGCGTCTTCGTCTTCCACCGGTTGCTCGGGTTCGGGCGGCGGCGGAGGTGGCGGGGGTTCCGGGGGGGGCGGCGCGGGTGGGGTCGGGCTGCTCAGCTCGACGGTCATCTCCGGGATTTGCGGGGGCGTTTCCAGCGGCGCGGCGCGGGTCTGCTGGAAGAACCACCAGGCGCCACCATGGAGCAGGGCCGAGACCGTCACCAGCAACAGCACCTGGCGCTTGCTCAGGCCTCCGGGTTTCGATGCATTGCCCTTATAAGGACGGCCCCGCGCAACCTGGACGACGGCTTCATCGCCCAAGGGCCTCGGCAGGGTTCTGTTCTTTACCGCATCGTTCATTAAAGCTCCCTCGGTCGGATGAAGGGCAATAAGGCACCGTTCGAACATTGGCTGGAATGTTCGAAAGTCGGGTTTAACTTTTTCAAGGGTGAGCAAAAGCCGATAGTTGAACTATCCAGTTGAACGGGCTTGTGCAAACGAGTGGCTTAACGCCTTCGGCTTCGATTGTTCATTACCACTCCCTGGAACAGTGTTATGGGATGAGTCGGTGTTTGTAATGCACCTGTCTCGTACTCGTTACATATAGCAACCGCTATGCCAGATTGTGTCGCTCGTTATGCAATTGGCGATGGCTCGGAGTGCATGTCGCATTTATATAAATTTGCGCGAAAAACTGGCGCAATAACCTATATTCAGTGCCTCGAAAAGTTGACCTTAAATGCTTTTTACGGGCGAGCCCGCCTGCCCTGGGTTATCCGCTTTTCAGCCGGAAACAGGGGCGATCAGTGCCGTGGCCAACGCACTAAAAAGTGTCTGGCGAATTGATTTGGTGCAAATAAACAGTGACTAGCCGGTCATTGCCTGGGGGTCCTTGATCTTGTTGTCTTCAGGGCGCTGTGTAGCGTTTCTGCTGCCTTTGGCGGCCCGCTCCGGGGGCATCCTTGAGTATCCATGGCGCGCTCGCCAGCCCGTCATGGAGCAGGGTGGTGGCGGACGTCTTATCAGTCTGTTGGGGGTGTAAATAATTAACCGGTACGTACATTGAGTGTATGTAAATAGCGGTCCGCTCATTACCCAGTGGTCGATGCATTGATATTGAATTGCCTTATTGTCGGGCAAAACTCTGGTCATCCAGTTTTAACGCGCTTTGGCACGTTTGTTTGTTGTCGAATACGCAACGACAGAAATACGGATTTCGCTCAGTGAAGTGTCACTGAGTGAAAAATTAAGTTGGCCGCTTAGTGGTTAAAAAACAGTCGACTATAGGTCTTGTCGAAGGTTCTTCCGTCGACGCTACTTGGACAGTGGCGAGACCGGGCAGGGGGCGAATGTTTGTGTCGGGATACCCTTGGCAGTATCCGGGACGACGGGCTTGAATATCGGTATCGGGACAGGGTCGGCCTTATAACAGCCGCTGCCGCCAGCCTGGAAGTTATCCTGTCGACTGGAGCGGGGGGCATTACTAGAGGCTGGCACAGGCAGCGCCGCGTAGCGTGCGCAAGGTCGATCGTCGATGACGCACAGGGCGCGAGGGCCGGTCCGGGCAGGGCTGCCGGACGAGGCGGAACCAGGGGCGAAACGGTGGAGCCAATAGCGGAAAACGCCGGTGAACATGACTGCACATCGCACATGAGACTTCCTTATCGCCAGTCTCAGCTCAACGAGCTTTTGGCTCGCCGTCTGCACTTTATAGGGACGCGGATAGCGTCCGATGATTGCTATTGGTGCGGGTAGGCACCGTCGATGCGGCTCTTCCGGTGGGTCGATTCGCAAGCTGCAGGTGCATGGGAAAAACGTGCCAGTTCCAGGTACGTTCGTGCAGTTTTCTTCGCCAGTGCTCGCCAGGCCTTGTTTGGTGGGGCCTGGCGGTGGGCAGAGGGTGCTGGTGAGGCGAGGTTCGCCCATCGTGCCCATAAAAAAGCCCGGCGTATCAGGCCGGGCTTGTTGGGCTTTGCAGAGTGCTGCGACTCAACGACGGCGCACGAACCGGCGCCACAGCCAGACCCAGATCATCACCAGCGGGAAGGCCAGGACCAGGAACGGCAGCACGTAGCTGCCTTTCTCCAGGGCTTCGGCGGTGCCGTAGGCGAGGTTGTCCAGCAGGTTGTCGAAGGCCTGTTGCAGGGTCGAGCCGCGCTGGCTGCTGTCGGTGGGCACGAAGTTCAGGGTCAGGCGGTTGGTGTCGAGCCGTCGCTGGTGCCCGGCGGCGGCCTGGGCCAGGGCTTGCAGGTCGTTCTCGATGCTCGCCTGTTCCTTGCTCAGGGCGATCAGGTCGCTGACGGTGATGTCCTTGCGCGCCGCCAGCTGATCGAGGCGTTGCTGCTGGGCCTTGAGCCGCTCCTGCTGGCGCTGCACGTCGGCCACGGCGTCGGCCAGGTCTTCGGCGCTGGTGATGCGTTCGCCGATTTCGGCGCCCTGGGCGGCCAGCGCCACTATCGGTTCGACGCCGTCGGGCACGATGCGCAGGACCACCTGGGCGTGATACTGGCCTTGTTGCAGGCGCAGGATATTGCAGGCGCCGAACTTGGCGTTTTCGCAGGCTTCGCGGGTGGCGGCCAGGCGCGGCGCGATCTGCGCCGAGGGCAGCGACAGGCTCAGTTCATGTTCATAGGCCAGTTGCGCGCCGGCCTTGCCCTGGGCACCGCCGACCGCCACCGAGGACGAGTGATCGCTGGGAGAACAGGCGGTCAGCAGAGTGCTGAGCAGCACCACGGCGAGGCTGCGCAGCGGAGTAGGGGTGTCGTCCTGAGGGTGCATGGTCGCTCCTTGAAATAAATGATCGTGCCCGGGCTGGCGGGACGGCTGCGTATCTTATCGTCGATTGCCCGGGGAGGGGCGAGGATGTGGTGTCGCCGCGGCTTATCGCCAGGGATTTGCCGGATGGATACGACTGGGCGCGGGTACCGCTTCGGGGTACACCTCGGGGACCGATGACCCGCGCCCCCTGTCATCGCCATCGGCAACGGAGACCCGCCATGAGCACGCCCGAGTTACCCGAAGGTTATGCCCCCTTGTCCCGCAGCAGCCCGCTGCTGGAGCTGATCGGCCCGGTGTATTGCCGTGGCAGCGGCCTGCAGCTGGAGATCGGCCTGCGTGCCGACAGCCGTCACGCCAACGGGCGTGGCACCGTGCACGGCGGCATCCTCGCCACCCTGGCCGATATCGGCATGGGCTACGCCATGGCCTTCGCCAGCGACCCACCGCTGCCGCTGATCACCGCCAGCATGCACCTGGACTACCTCGGCGCGGTGCAGGTCGGCGAGTGGATCGACGTGCGCCTGGAGCATTCCAAGCGCGGCCGGCAGATGGCCTTTGCCACCGTCACCCTGCAGGTCGGCGAGCGGGTGGTGGCCAGGGCCAACGCGGTGTTCGCGGTGCCGGCGCAGGGTGGTTGAGAGCAGGGTGTTGCGGCGGCGCGGCTCAGCCTGCTGCTTCGACAATCTGCTTCCACTCCAGGCCGAAGCGCGCCAGGTACTTGCGCAGGCGGTCGGCGTCATTGGGCTGGGCCTTGGTCTGGCGGGACACGCCAAACAGCTTGCGTCCGGCATCGGACAGGCTGTCGGCCTGGCGGCAGACCTCGATCACCGCCCGCAATTGCAGGCGGTCGAACAGGTCGAGTTCGACGGTGTCGCCCAGCAGGGTGGCCAAGGGATCCTGCTCCTGGCTCAAGCCCCAGGCATAACGGAGCCGCTCGATTTCTTCCTCGGCCTGGGCTTCGTCGATGCGCCCGCTGTCGGCCAGGGTGGCCATGCGGGTGATGGACGCCGACAGTTCGCGGAAGTTGCCCAGCCACGCCGCCTCGCTGGAGCTGGCAAAGGCCAGGTAGCGCCGCCGAGCCTCGAGGTTGAAGCGCACCAGGCGCCCTTGTTCCCGGGCGTGGCGTTCCAGTTCGAAATCGATGTTCGGCTCGATGTCCTCGCGCCGCCCGGCCAGCCCCGGCAGGTTGAAGGTCCAGAGGTTGATCCGCGCATACAGGTCCTCGCGGAACAGGCCCTGGGCCACCCGGCCGCGCAGGTCGCGATGGGTGCCGGCGATGATCAGGAAGTCACTGTCCACTTCCTTGTCCGAACCCATGGGGAAGAAGCGCTTTTCCTCGATGGCCTTGAGCAGCATCGCCTGTTCGTCGAGCCCCAGTTCGCCGATCTCGTCGAGAAACAGCATGCCGCCATCCGCCGCCCGCAGCAGGCCGTCGCGGGCGTTCTGGGCGCCGGTGAAGGCGCCCTTGATATGCCCGAACAAGGCCGACATGGCGCCGTCGCCGCGCAGGGTGGCGCAGTTGACCTCGACAAAACGCCCCTGGACCTGATGCCGGCCGCGCTTGAGCTCATAGATGCGCCGGGCCAGGAACGACTTGCCGGCACCGGTGGGGCCGATCAGCAGCATCGGCGCCTTGGAGCGCAGGGCGACGCGCTCGATCTGTTCGATGGAGCGGTTGAACGCGACGTTGCGGGTGGCGATCCCCGACTTGAGGAAGGCCAGGCCCTCCAGGCGCTTGCCGGCGAAGCGCGAGGCGATGCGGTCGTAGCGCGACAGGTCGAGGTCGATCAGGGCGTGGGTGCCGGTGGCGTGCTGCTCCGGGTCGCGACGCCGCGCCGGGGAGGTCTGGATCAGCCGCGCCGGCAGGTAGCGCGCCTCGGTCAGCAGGAACCAGCAGATCTGTGCCACGTGGGTCCCGGTGGTGATGTGCACCAGGTAGTCCTCACGCTCGGTGTCGAAGGGGTAGGCGCTGGTGAAGTCGTGCAGGGCGCCGTACACCTCTTCGAAATCCCAGGGGTTCTTCAGGCCCATGGGGTGCAGGCGCACCTCGGTCTGCGGCGATACCTGGCGAATGTCGTTGGCCACCCGCTCGGCCAGGCTGACGTCCCGGGCGTCGATGCCGTGGATCAGCTCCAGGCGGTGGATCAGCACGTCCTGCTGCTGGCACAGGCCGACACTGGGGCGCCAGTGGCTCCAGCGGTTGGCGCCCTTGCCGACGCGATCGAGGGTGGAACCGACAAAACCTATGGCGACCGTGGGCTTGCCTGACATTTTTATACCTGAAGATAAAAGGCGATAAACAAAGATATAAAATTATCAGCGGCTTTGTCTCGAAGACTCGCAAAGGAAAAATGATTTAAAAATAAAAACGTTATAAATCAATTTGTTAAAAAATAATTCACAGGAAAAAATAAAACTGGCACAGCGGCTGCAATCTCTCTGGCAACGAACAAGACAACAGAGCGAGACGCCAAGATGGCCAACTTCCAGCTGTTCAACACCCAACAGGCAAAAGCGCCAGCGAGCGACACCCTGAACGCTGCCCAGGCCCCGGCCTATGCCTACAACGCCAAGCACCGCCTGGCCCAACTGGCGGTGACCGGTTGCCTGAACTCGACCTTCTACACCTCGCCTGAAGGTCAGCTGGAAGCGGTGCTGCAACTGGTGAGCGAAGTCGACAGCCGTTTCGTCGCCCAGGCCGCGCGTTACGCTCGGCAACAGGGTCATATGAAAGACATGCCGGCCTTGCTGCTGGCGGCGCTGACCGCGCAACGCTCGGCCCTGGTGCCGGAGCTGTTTGCCCAGGTGGTGGACAACGGCAAGATGCTGCGCAACTTCGTGCAGATCCTGCGCAGCGGGGCGACCGGGCGTAAATCCCTGGGGTCGCAGCCCAAGCGCCTGGTGCAGAACTGGTTGAACAGCGCCACCGAGCGCCAGCTGTTGCAGGCTTCGGTGGGCAACCAGCCGTCGCTGGCGGACGTGGTCAAGATGGTTCACCCCAAGCCAAGCGAGGCCTGGCGCGCAGCCTTCTTCGCCTGGTTGATCGGCAAGCCGGTGGATGTGCAGGCGCTGCCTGAGCTGACCCGCGCCTTGCTGGCCTTTCGCAGCGGTGCGACCACGGCTGTGCCGCAGGTGCCGTTCCAGTTGCTTGGCAACGAAACCCTGAGCCGCGAGCAATGGGCCGAACAGGCGCACAATATGGGTTGGCAGGGGTTGCGCATGAACCTCAACACCCTGGCCCGCCATGGCGCGTTCCAGGTGCCGGGTTGCACCGAGTATGTGGCGGCGCGGCTGGCGGATGCCGCGGAGGTGGCCAAGGCCCGGGTCTACCCGTACCAGTTGCTGGCGGCCTACCGCATGGCCGGGGACGAGGTGCCGCAGCCGGTGCGCGAGGCGTTGCAGGATGCTCTGGAGCTGTCCCTGGCCAACGTGCCGGCGCTGCAAGGCGCGGTGGTGGTGTGCCCGGATGTCTCGGGGTCGATGCACAGCCCGGTCACCGGTTATCGCCAGGGCGCCACCACGGCGGTGCGCTGCATCGATGTGGCGGCACTGGTGGCTGCCGCGGTGTTGCGCAAGCAGCCGGCGGCGCGGGTCATGCCGTTCGAGGTGGGGGTGGTGGATATTCGCCTCAACCCGCGGGACAGCGTGATGAGCAACGCGCAGAAACTGGCGGCCATCGGCGGTGGCGGGACCAACTGCTCGGCGCCCCTGGCACAGTTGGCCAACGCCAAGTGCAAGGTGGACACCCTGATCCTGGTCTCGGACAACGAGTCGTGGATCGATGCGCGGCGCCATGGGGCGACTGAAACCCTGCGCCAGTGGGAGCGGATCAAGGCCATCAACCCGCAGGCGCGGCTGGTGTGCATCGATATGCAACCCGGGGCCACCACCCAGGCACCGGACCGCGAGGACATCCTCAACGTCGGCGGCTTCAGTGACGCGGTGTTCGATGTGATCCAGCAGTTCACCGCGGGCAACTACGGTGCACAGCACTGGGTCGAGGCGATCGAGGCGATGGCGCCCTGATCGGCAAGACATGAGATAAACCCTGCGCCGCTCACCCGGCGCACGCCGAAGAATTTTTGTTCATTGGCCCTGAATGCCGCTGTGACTACATCCAAAGACGTCTCAGCAGATCTTGTCAGGGCCTGTGAAGGCACGAATACCAGTGGCTGTACATCATGGTTATGCCGGTTCGATTCCGGCGATCAGTCACTCCTTTTGTCGTGCCACCTTTTTTGCAGTTTCAGCGACGAATGCTGATGGAACTACATACCAGATTCGTGATGCGGGTTCGAGTCCCGCCGGTGCCTGAAAAGGTGCCGTAGTTCAAAGGTCAGAACACGAGTGCACTGTTTCATCGACCCTTGTCGTCGCAGGTTTTTCTCCCGCCCGAGCGGGATGGCAGCGAATGCCACAGGTACTACATCGTGTCGCGGGTTCGAGCCCCGCCAGCCGCAAGGCTGTAGCTCAGTCGGTAGAGCGCATGTGCCTGTTCTCTTGTCGTTGCCCGCGGGCTTGGCCTGCACCGATTGACCCGGCGAATGCCGGTGGAACTACAGGACAGCGTGGTCGCGGGTTCGATTCCCGCCAACCGCAAGGGGCTAGCTCAGTGGCAGAGCGCGCTGCATGTTTCACCTTCACTGGTCGCCGTTTATGCCGGACCACCGGTCACAGAACAAGGTCGGATTTTCGACCACAGAAAAAAGAGTCAGGAACATGGAACACAAGACCTACCAACTGCTGGAAGTCGCCAACGGCAAGCCGATCAAGATGTGGACCGAGGGCGTGCCCGTGGAAAACGAAGCCCGCCAGCAACTGATGAACACCGCGAAGATGCCGTTCATCTTCAAGCACCTGGCGGTGATGCCGGATGTGCACCTGGGCAAGGGCTCGACCATCGGCAGTGTGATCCCCACCCTGGGCGCGATCATCCCGGCGGCGGTCGGGGTGGATATCGGTTGCGGCATGATCGCCGCCCGCACTTCGCTGACCGCAGCCGACCTGCCGGATAACCTGCACGGTCTGCGCAGCGCCATCGAACAGGCGGTGCCCCACGGCCGCACTTCGCCGCGCAGCGGTCGCGACAAGGGCGCCTGGGGCGACGTGCCGCGCCAGGCCGACCACGCCTGGGCGGCCTTGCACCCACGCTTCAAGGCGATCACCGACAAGTACCCGGCGCTGGCCAACAGCAACAACCGCCAGCACCTGGGCACCCTCGGCGGCGGCAACCACTTCATCGAGGTCTGCCTGGATGAGGCCAACCGGGTCTGGTTCATGCTCCACAGCGGTTCCCGTGGCGTGGGTAACGCCATCGGCAACCTGTTCATCCACCTGGCCCAGGCGGACATGCGCCAGCACATCGCCAACCTGCCAGACCGCGACCTGGCCTACTTCGAGGAAGGCAGCCAGCACTTCGACGATTACGTCGAGGCCGTGGCCTGGGCCCAGGATTTCGCCCGGCACAACCGTGAACTGATGATGCAACTGGTGATCCAGGCCACCCGCAAGGTGATCAACAAGCCCTTCGACGTGGCGCTGGAGGCGGTGAACTGCCACCACAACTACGTGCAGAAGGAGCGCCACTTCGGTGAAGAGGTGCTGGTGACCCGCAAGGGCGCGGTGTCGGCGCAGAAGGGCGAGCTGGGGATCATCCCGGGATCGATGGGCGCCAAGAGCTTCATCGTTCGCGGGTTGGGCAACGAGGAGGCGTTCTGCTCCTGCAGCCACGGTGCCGGGCGCACCATGAGCCGCACCAAGGCCAAGAACACCTTCACCCTGGCCGACCAGATCCGCGCCACCGCCCATGTGGAGTGCCGCAAGGACACAGCTGTGATCGATGAAATTCCGATGGCCTACAAGGACATCGACCAAGTCATGCACGCCCAGCGCGAGCTGGTGGAAGTGCTGCACACCCTGCGTCAGGTGGTGTGCGTCAAGGGGTAGAACAATGGACGACATGGATGCAGTGATAGCGGCCCCGCCCAGCTGGCATGACCAGCTGAGCGACTACGAAGCCCGCCGCGTGCGGGAGGTGATGGACACCCTGGACAGGCACAGCGCCTGGCTGGAACTGAGCCGCTTCGGCAACGGGTTCGTGCGTCAGGCCGCGGTACGCGGCCTGGCCGCACAGCCTTCGGCAGAGGCCCTGGCCGCCTTGCTGGAGCGCCTCAACGATTGGGTGCCCCAGGTTCGCCAGGAGGCGGCCGCGGCAGTCGAGGCGTATTGGGCGCCGGAGCACGCCGGGCTGCTGTTGCAGACCCTGGCACCGTTGCTGGCCCTTACCAGCAAGCAGCGGGCCGACCACGGCGCGACCCTGGAGCGGGCCACCGCGGTGTTGCAACTGGCCCAGGTGCGCGACGAAGTGCAAGGGGCCTTTGGCGATTGCCGGGGCAAGGCCGCGCGCTTTGTCTTCGAGCTGTTGCTCAAGGGTGTCGAGGACCGGCCGGCGCTGCTGGCCATGGCGTTGCGTCACCCCGAGGTCAGCGTGCGGCAGATGGCGGTGGATGCCTGCGCCGAACTGCCCGACGAGCAGGCGGTGCCTTTGCTGGAAGAGGTGATGCGCAGCTGTGGCGCCAGTGTGCGGATCAAGGCCCTGCGGCTGTTGCTGCCGTTGCTGGCCGACCCGGGCGCGCATCTGCGCCAGGCCTTGCTGGACCCTTCGGGAGCCCTGCGTTGCCTGGCCCACTGGGCGGCGCCGCGTTATCGGCTCGACCCGCGGGAGGTATTGCTGGCCCGGCTGCTCGAGCCGGCACCGCTGAACAAGCGCGAGTGGCTGGGCCTGCTGGGGCTGGCCAAGGAACTGCGGGAGCCACAGGCCGACGCCATGCTGCAACAGGCCCTCGCCTCCAAGGCGCTGACCGTGCGCCTGCTGGCCCTGCAAGCCCTTGGCGAGCGTGGCCTGGCCCAGCAGCTGGCGGCCCTGGACGATCCGTCGGACAAGGTCTTCGACTGCGCCCTCGGCCTGTTGCGCGAGCAGCCCTGGGCGGCGTTCGAGGAGGCTCTGGAGCAGCGTCTGGACCAGCATTGGCATGACCTGCCCAAGGCGCGGCGCTGGGCCTTGCTGGGGCTCAAGCCGGGCTGGCGCCAGTTGCAATACCTGCTGCATCGCCTGGACCAGGCGGGCAGCGAGGCAGCTTATTGGCGCGAGACCCTGGCCCGTTGGTGCGATGCCCGCTACGCGATGTTCGACCCGGTGACCCCCAAGCCACTGCGAGAAGCACTGGCGCAGCGGTTGCAGGCGATGGAGGAGGCCGGTGAAGTGCCTCGGGGATCGCTCAAGCGCCTGCTGTGAACGAAGCAAGACGATCAGGCCAGCGTGAGAAGCGGCTGGCGATCGTCGATTGAACAGGACAAGGAACCATGGAACTGCATGAGCGTCACCCGTTGAGCAGCGCCATGCGCGAACGGGTACTGGAAGAGCTGGCGCGGATCGAGCGCGAGCGCAATGTGCGGGTGCTGTATGCCTGCGAATCGGGCAGTCGGGCCTGGGGTTTTGCCTCCACCGACAGCGATTACGACGTGCGTTTCGTCTATGTGGAGAAGCCCGAGTGGTTCATCCAGGTGGACTCCGGGCGGGACGTGATCGAGCGGCCTCTGGATGACGAACTGGACATCAGCGGCTGGGAACTGCGCAAGACCCTGGGGTTGCTGCGCAAGTCCAACCCGACCCTGCTGGAGTGGCTGGATTCGCCCCTGGTGTATCGCAGCGAGCCGGCGGCAACCGCACGCCTGCGCGAGCTGGCGGAGGCCTTCTACAGCCCGCCGGCGGCCCGCAATCATTACCTGTCGATGGCCAGGAAGAACTTTCGCGGTTACCTGCAAGGCGACAGTGTGCGGTTCAAGAAGTACTTCTACGTGCTCCGGCCGTTGCTGGCGGTGCGCTGGATCGATCAGGGGCGCGGCCGCCCGCCGATGATCTTCGCCGACCTGCTGAGCACCGTCGACCACCGGCCACTGCTGGACGAGGTGGATGAGTTGCTGGCCTTGAAACGCAGCGCCGACGAGGCCGCTTACGGGCCGAGGCGCCCGGTGCTGCACGCCTTTATCGCCGCTGAACTGGAACGCCCGGTGCCCAAGCTGGCGCGCACCCATCAAGACAACGCTTTGCTGGACGACTACTTGCGAGACACTGTCCGGCGTTATGCCTGAGGAATGTAATGAAACAGGATGTCATCGAACTGGACGGCGCCATCGGCGGCGGCCAGGTCCTGCGCAGTGCCCTGAGCCTGTCGATGCTCACCGGCAAGACCCTGTGCATCCACAACATACGGGCCCGGCGCAGTCGCCCGGGGCTGCTGCGCCAGCACCTG
Protein-coding sequences here:
- a CDS encoding energy transducer TonB; translation: MNDAVKNRTLPRPLGDEAVVQVARGRPYKGNASKPGGLSKRQVLLLVTVSALLHGGAWWFFQQTRAAPLETPPQIPEMTVELSSPTPPAPPPPEPPPPPPPPEPEQPVEDEDALKPPPKPVEKPKPIEKPKPVEKPKPVKKPEPPKTPAPPAPAPPTAPSQPAAAPAPAAAPGPVKESAAVSGLASLGNPPPEYPSLALRRNWEGTVVLRIKVLPNGRAGSVEVTRSSGKPQLDEAAVAAVKNWKFIPAKRGDTPIEGFATQTIDFKLPQ
- a CDS encoding DUF4349 domain-containing protein — protein: MHPQDDTPTPLRSLAVVLLSTLLTACSPSDHSSSVAVGGAQGKAGAQLAYEHELSLSLPSAQIAPRLAATREACENAKFGACNILRLQQGQYHAQVVLRIVPDGVEPIVALAAQGAEIGERITSAEDLADAVADVQRQQERLKAQQQRLDQLAARKDITVSDLIALSKEQASIENDLQALAQAAAGHQRRLDTNRLTLNFVPTDSSQRGSTLQQAFDNLLDNLAYGTAEALEKGSYVLPFLVLAFPLVMIWVWLWRRFVRRR
- a CDS encoding PaaI family thioesterase; protein product: MSTPELPEGYAPLSRSSPLLELIGPVYCRGSGLQLEIGLRADSRHANGRGTVHGGILATLADIGMGYAMAFASDPPLPLITASMHLDYLGAVQVGEWIDVRLEHSKRGRQMAFATVTLQVGERVVARANAVFAVPAQGG
- the rtcR gene encoding RNA repair transcriptional activator RtcR, encoding MSGKPTVAIGFVGSTLDRVGKGANRWSHWRPSVGLCQQQDVLIHRLELIHGIDARDVSLAERVANDIRQVSPQTEVRLHPMGLKNPWDFEEVYGALHDFTSAYPFDTEREDYLVHITTGTHVAQICWFLLTEARYLPARLIQTSPARRRDPEQHATGTHALIDLDLSRYDRIASRFAGKRLEGLAFLKSGIATRNVAFNRSIEQIERVALRSKAPMLLIGPTGAGKSFLARRIYELKRGRHQVQGRFVEVNCATLRGDGAMSALFGHIKGAFTGAQNARDGLLRAADGGMLFLDEIGELGLDEQAMLLKAIEEKRFFPMGSDKEVDSDFLIIAGTHRDLRGRVAQGLFREDLYARINLWTFNLPGLAGRREDIEPNIDFELERHAREQGRLVRFNLEARRRYLAFASSSEAAWLGNFRELSASITRMATLADSGRIDEAQAEEEIERLRYAWGLSQEQDPLATLLGDTVELDLFDRLQLRAVIEVCRQADSLSDAGRKLFGVSRQTKAQPNDADRLRKYLARFGLEWKQIVEAAG
- a CDS encoding RNA-binding protein yields the protein MANFQLFNTQQAKAPASDTLNAAQAPAYAYNAKHRLAQLAVTGCLNSTFYTSPEGQLEAVLQLVSEVDSRFVAQAARYARQQGHMKDMPALLLAALTAQRSALVPELFAQVVDNGKMLRNFVQILRSGATGRKSLGSQPKRLVQNWLNSATERQLLQASVGNQPSLADVVKMVHPKPSEAWRAAFFAWLIGKPVDVQALPELTRALLAFRSGATTAVPQVPFQLLGNETLSREQWAEQAHNMGWQGLRMNLNTLARHGAFQVPGCTEYVAARLADAAEVAKARVYPYQLLAAYRMAGDEVPQPVREALQDALELSLANVPALQGAVVVCPDVSGSMHSPVTGYRQGATTAVRCIDVAALVAAAVLRKQPAARVMPFEVGVVDIRLNPRDSVMSNAQKLAAIGGGGTNCSAPLAQLANAKCKVDTLILVSDNESWIDARRHGATETLRQWERIKAINPQARLVCIDMQPGATTQAPDREDILNVGGFSDAVFDVIQQFTAGNYGAQHWVEAIEAMAP
- a CDS encoding RtcB family protein, whose product is MEHKTYQLLEVANGKPIKMWTEGVPVENEARQQLMNTAKMPFIFKHLAVMPDVHLGKGSTIGSVIPTLGAIIPAAVGVDIGCGMIAARTSLTAADLPDNLHGLRSAIEQAVPHGRTSPRSGRDKGAWGDVPRQADHAWAALHPRFKAITDKYPALANSNNRQHLGTLGGGNHFIEVCLDEANRVWFMLHSGSRGVGNAIGNLFIHLAQADMRQHIANLPDRDLAYFEEGSQHFDDYVEAVAWAQDFARHNRELMMQLVIQATRKVINKPFDVALEAVNCHHNYVQKERHFGEEVLVTRKGAVSAQKGELGIIPGSMGAKSFIVRGLGNEEAFCSCSHGAGRTMSRTKAKNTFTLADQIRATAHVECRKDTAVIDEIPMAYKDIDQVMHAQRELVEVLHTLRQVVCVKG
- a CDS encoding nucleotidyltransferase domain-containing protein; the encoded protein is MELHERHPLSSAMRERVLEELARIERERNVRVLYACESGSRAWGFASTDSDYDVRFVYVEKPEWFIQVDSGRDVIERPLDDELDISGWELRKTLGLLRKSNPTLLEWLDSPLVYRSEPAATARLRELAEAFYSPPAARNHYLSMARKNFRGYLQGDSVRFKKYFYVLRPLLAVRWIDQGRGRPPMIFADLLSTVDHRPLLDEVDELLALKRSADEAAYGPRRPVLHAFIAAELERPVPKLARTHQDNALLDDYLRDTVRRYA